The window TCGCGGCGCACGACGATCCGTTCGAGTTCCTCTTCGATCAGGGCCTGACCGACGGCCTGCCCGTGGTGCCGCCGACGCCGGAACGAGTCCTGCGCATGCTCGCCGCTACCCGCCGCGACGCGCAGGACGTCGTGGCGATCGTGCCGCCGAACCTCGCCCCCGCCACCGTCGAGAAGGTCGCCATCAACGCGGTCATGGCCGGATGCAAGCCCGAGTACCTGCCCGTCGTGCTCGCCGCGGTCGAGGCGGTGTGCACCGACGAGTTCAACATCCATGGCGTCCTGGCCACGACCTACTTCCCGACCCCGGTGCTGATCGTAAACGGGCCGATTCGCGACCGTATCGGTATGAACTACCGGGGCAACGTCCTCGGCCAGGGCAACCGCGCCAACGCCACGATCGGACGCGCCGTTCAGTTGGTAATCCGCAACGTCGGTGGCGGGCGGCCCGGCGAGGTTGACCGTGCCACCATCGGCCACCCCGGCAAGTTCACCTGCTGCTTTGCGGAGTGGGAGGAGCGCAGCCCGTGGGACCCGCTGCACGTCGAGCGCGGCTTCGCCCGCGACGACAGCGTCGTGACCGTATACGCCGGCGGCGCCCCCACCGGGTTCATCGACCAACTGTCGCGCGACGGACGTTCGCTGGCCACGAGCTACGGCCGCACGCTGGCCGCCGTGACTCATCCCAATCTTTGCTTCCACGGGGAGATCGTCGTCGTCGTACCGCCCGAACATGTCGATACGTTCGCGCGCGACGGGTGGACCAAGCGACGCATCCGCGAGCGCATCCTCGAAGTTACCACGCGGCCAGCCGCCGCCTGGCGTGGCGACGCGGAGTGTGCCGAGGGCATTCCCGCCGCGTTTGCCGACAACCTGCCGCCCGACATGCCCCTGGCCAAGTTCATGAGTGCGGAGGCCATCACGATCGTGGTCGCCGGCGGCGAGGCCGGGAAGTTCGGCGCCTTCCTGCAACCCTGGCTGAGCGGCCCGATGGGATCGGTGATGGTGAGCCGGAAGATAGATACGACGGGTCGTTAGCTGCCGGTGGCCGGTGGCCGGCGGTCAGCCGGCAACCGGGACCCTCTAGCCGGCCCCGAGACCAAACCGCCGAAGGAGGCACGATGCAA is drawn from Candidatus Binatia bacterium and contains these coding sequences:
- a CDS encoding TlpA family protein disulfide reductase; protein product: MPNLPAFTLTDTAGHRRRFPSGRLTLLAFMKADCPTCVTSLPLVDALAAAVPAPADVWIIAQDADGGRALAAHGGGNRAALDDSALAVSYAFGVEIVPTVMLIDGDGTVRRSFEGFDKSDWQALTADLAALAHGPLPSIDWTTYPDRRPGCGSRTLDPALADRLAAEAEGSPLRARRIEIAAHDDPFEFLFDQGLTDGLPVVPPTPERVLRMLAATRRDAQDVVAIVPPNLAPATVEKVAINAVMAGCKPEYLPVVLAAVEAVCTDEFNIHGVLATTYFPTPVLIVNGPIRDRIGMNYRGNVLGQGNRANATIGRAVQLVIRNVGGGRPGEVDRATIGHPGKFTCCFAEWEERSPWDPLHVERGFARDDSVVTVYAGGAPTGFIDQLSRDGRSLATSYGRTLAAVTHPNLCFHGEIVVVVPPEHVDTFARDGWTKRRIRERILEVTTRPAAAWRGDAECAEGIPAAFADNLPPDMPLAKFMSAEAITIVVAGGEAGKFGAFLQPWLSGPMGSVMVSRKIDTTGR